One region of Priestia megaterium genomic DNA includes:
- a CDS encoding response regulator transcription factor, producing MQKVLIVEDEEGLVEFLELELKYEGYLVDVAYDGRTGLDKATKQKYDIILLDLMMPGLNGIEVCRRLRTTKDTPVIMLTAKDSVMDRVMGLDNGADDYLSKPFAIEELFARMRVIFRRQENNKMLDQKLLLTFKDIELDLESRTVIKEKKLIELTNKEFELLAIFMRNINKVLTRDILLEQVWGYDSVVETNVVDVYVRYLRNKLSAQDKELYIQTIRGVGYVMRDV from the coding sequence ATGCAAAAGGTACTAATTGTAGAGGATGAAGAAGGATTAGTAGAATTTTTAGAATTAGAACTAAAATATGAAGGATATTTAGTTGACGTAGCTTACGATGGTCGTACTGGTTTAGATAAAGCAACCAAGCAGAAGTACGATATTATATTATTGGATTTAATGATGCCTGGATTAAATGGAATTGAGGTATGCAGAAGACTAAGAACAACTAAGGATACTCCTGTTATTATGCTCACAGCTAAGGATAGTGTCATGGATAGGGTAATGGGGCTTGATAATGGAGCTGACGATTATTTGTCCAAACCATTTGCAATTGAAGAATTATTTGCAAGAATGCGAGTCATTTTTAGACGTCAAGAAAACAACAAGATGCTGGATCAGAAGCTACTATTAACATTTAAAGATATTGAACTTGATTTGGAATCAAGAACAGTGATAAAAGAAAAAAAACTAATTGAACTCACGAATAAAGAATTTGAACTCCTAGCCATTTTTATGCGTAACATTAACAAAGTATTAACGAGAGACATACTTTTAGAGCAAGTGTGGGGGTACGATTCAGTTGTTGAAACGAATGTTGTCGATGTATATGTTAGATATTTAAGAAATAAATTAAGTGCGCAGGACAAAGAGTTATATATTCAAACCATCAGAGGGGTTGGATACGTGATGCGTGATGTTTAA
- a CDS encoding HAMP domain-containing sensor histidine kinase, with amino-acid sequence MRKWIKCIKDLPIRWKITLWSSMFLFFLFLSYNLFQYIVIDNGILNYEKQNGIHQLNEVLAFIQSDDEPLSLKQIESSEGYLSKINEKNQLIRVLDRKGNIITSTSNNVSPNWQQPKAVKHQEYKVIRNHDERLLVLRSPIVTDNFTGTVEIVRNMEMSDAFMDKIFLLMLAAGIGSLIFSILGGTILAKKILSNVQALTLTMKKIKTNGLEERVPVNEKNDEFAQLGSLFNELMDSLEDSFLQQKQFVEDASHELRTPLAIIQGHLTLLNRWGKNEAAVLDKSLKSSLKEVERLTNLVQELLELSRAENSLINPVDVEPINVLATVQHVVRNFEVLYNNYEFKIRHSHENLYVNISSRHLEQILIILLDNAVKYSKKEEKEVVIDCSLINEKVSLKIMDKGIGIPEEDIPYILNRFYRVDKARSRKQGGLGLGLAIAKRWIEKYHGTINIESKEGEGTNVTAVWPLFTNSL; translated from the coding sequence ATGAGAAAGTGGATAAAGTGTATAAAAGATTTGCCTATAAGATGGAAGATAACGTTATGGTCTTCCATGTTTTTATTTTTTCTTTTTCTCTCTTATAACCTCTTTCAATACATTGTGATTGATAACGGTATTTTAAATTATGAGAAGCAAAATGGTATTCATCAATTAAACGAGGTTCTCGCTTTTATTCAATCTGATGATGAACCTTTATCCTTAAAACAAATTGAAAGCAGTGAAGGATACTTATCGAAAATTAATGAAAAGAATCAGTTGATTCGTGTTCTTGATAGGAAAGGGAACATTATAACCAGTACCTCAAACAATGTTTCACCAAATTGGCAGCAACCGAAGGCGGTGAAGCACCAAGAGTATAAAGTGATTCGAAACCACGATGAACGTCTACTCGTTCTTCGTTCTCCAATTGTCACCGACAACTTCACTGGAACGGTTGAAATTGTTAGAAATATGGAGATGTCTGATGCTTTTATGGACAAGATTTTTTTATTAATGCTTGCTGCAGGGATAGGCTCACTAATCTTTAGTATTCTAGGTGGAACCATTCTAGCAAAGAAAATACTATCTAACGTTCAAGCGTTAACATTGACGATGAAAAAAATAAAAACAAATGGCCTTGAAGAACGTGTTCCAGTTAATGAAAAAAACGATGAATTTGCTCAATTAGGCAGTTTATTTAATGAGTTGATGGATAGCCTCGAAGACTCTTTTTTACAGCAAAAACAGTTTGTAGAGGATGCTTCACATGAATTAAGAACTCCGTTAGCCATTATCCAAGGACATTTGACATTGTTAAATCGCTGGGGGAAAAATGAAGCAGCAGTATTAGATAAATCCTTGAAATCCAGTCTGAAAGAAGTAGAGCGTTTAACGAATCTTGTGCAAGAATTATTGGAGCTATCCCGAGCTGAAAATAGTCTGATAAATCCTGTAGATGTTGAACCTATTAACGTATTGGCCACTGTTCAACATGTTGTAAGGAATTTTGAAGTACTGTATAACAACTATGAGTTTAAAATAAGACACTCACATGAAAATCTGTACGTGAATATTTCTTCTCGCCATCTAGAACAAATATTAATCATTTTGTTAGATAATGCAGTCAAATATTCTAAGAAGGAAGAGAAAGAGGTAGTTATAGACTGTTCTCTCATCAATGAAAAGGTATCCCTTAAAATAATGGATAAAGGAATTGGAATTCCAGAAGAGGATATACCTTATATTTTAAATAGATTTTACCGAGTGGATAAGGCAAGGAGCAGAAAACAAGGAGGACTTGGCTTAGGACTGGCTATAGCCAAACGATGGATTGAAAAGTACCACGGTACGATTAACATCGAGAGTAAAGAGGGCGAAGGAACAAATGTAACGGCTGTATGGCCTCTGTTTACTAACTCTCTATAA
- a CDS encoding carboxymuconolactone decarboxylase family protein produces the protein MNRIDKSAEKYKQLFGDGVPATHVTDPDFQDILSHFIFGEVFYQGDLDDKQRELITLVVLVTNQTLSQLKAHVSAALNVGLTPVEIKEAVYQCAPYIGFPKTLNAVNEVNEVFKANHIALPLESQKAIDEQNRLQKGLATQVEIFGDVIKKMQKNAPLNQTHIQEYLSAFCFGDFYTRSGLDLKTRELLTLCIVSALGGAEGQVKAHVQGNLNVGNDKGRLIDAITHCLPYMGFPRTLNALACINEISLEN, from the coding sequence ATGAACCGTATTGATAAGAGTGCAGAAAAATATAAACAGCTGTTTGGCGATGGTGTTCCGGCTACACATGTTACCGATCCGGATTTTCAAGACATTCTGAGCCATTTCATTTTTGGAGAAGTTTTTTATCAAGGTGACCTAGACGATAAGCAACGTGAACTAATTACACTGGTCGTTCTGGTTACTAACCAGACGTTATCTCAGTTAAAAGCACATGTTAGCGCAGCGCTGAATGTTGGGCTAACGCCTGTAGAAATTAAAGAGGCTGTTTATCAGTGTGCGCCATATATTGGCTTTCCAAAAACGTTAAATGCCGTCAATGAAGTGAATGAGGTTTTTAAAGCAAACCATATCGCGTTACCGCTTGAAAGCCAAAAGGCGATAGATGAACAGAATCGTTTGCAAAAAGGGCTGGCTACTCAAGTAGAGATTTTCGGAGATGTTATTAAAAAAATGCAGAAGAATGCTCCATTGAATCAAACGCATATACAGGAATATCTTTCTGCTTTTTGCTTCGGAGATTTCTACACCCGCAGCGGACTTGATTTGAAAACAAGAGAGCTATTAACTCTCTGTATTGTAAGTGCGTTAGGCGGTGCTGAAGGTCAAGTGAAGGCACATGTACAAGGTAACCTGAATGTTGGAAATGACAAGGGACGATTGATTGATGCAATTACTCACTGTCTTCCATATATGGGGTTTCCAAGAACACTAAATGCATTAGCTTGTATTAATGAAATTAGCCTTGAAAACTAA
- a CDS encoding cyclophilin-like fold protein has product MKKMLHLPSILVISAALAACGNNHSSATDHNASKHLNRVPEQTEEDSISNTRIKLTFNNKEVFVRMYDNPASKDFLVQLPLTVTFEDYIGKEKVSILQKRLSIDDVQAGDLSKKGDFAYYAPWGNVAIFYKGLEDATNDLIILGQIESGKENVENVDGDFTGRIEKLTK; this is encoded by the coding sequence ATGAAAAAAATGTTACATCTGCCTTCTATCTTAGTAATAAGCGCTGCACTCGCTGCTTGCGGCAACAATCATTCTTCTGCAACCGACCATAATGCCAGTAAGCATTTAAACCGAGTACCAGAACAAACAGAAGAAGATAGTATTTCAAATACAAGAATAAAGTTAACGTTCAACAACAAAGAAGTGTTTGTTAGGATGTACGATAACCCAGCAAGTAAGGATTTTCTAGTTCAACTGCCTTTAACCGTAACGTTTGAAGATTATATAGGTAAAGAGAAAGTTAGTATTTTACAAAAAAGATTATCTATAGATGATGTACAAGCCGGAGACCTATCCAAAAAAGGAGACTTTGCTTATTACGCTCCTTGGGGAAATGTAGCTATTTTTTACAAAGGTCTTGAAGATGCTACAAACGACCTTATCATACTAGGTCAAATTGAATCAGGAAAAGAAAATGTTGAAAATGTTGATGGTGATTTTACAGGTAGAATTGAAAAATTGACTAAGTAA
- a CDS encoding SDR family oxidoreductase: MENHTKVALVTGGNRGIGYELVRQLAMKGFKVILTSRNSETGHKAVQKLKDSHLDVSFLTMDINNQTSISQAAATVSEQCGRLDVLINNAGIYLDKNQKLVDMDPSVLEKTLETNFLGAYHVIRSFMPLMEQQAYGRIINVSSEYGALSEMSSPGVGAYKLSKLILNGLTQLIAAESTKDIKINAVDPGWVSSDMGGPSAPRTPQQAARSILWLATIGPEGPSGGFFKDGKQIDW, encoded by the coding sequence ATGGAAAACCACACTAAAGTGGCACTTGTCACCGGCGGAAATCGGGGTATTGGATATGAACTAGTGAGACAATTGGCGATGAAAGGTTTTAAGGTCATTTTGACGAGCCGAAATTCAGAAACCGGACATAAAGCCGTGCAAAAACTTAAAGACTCTCATCTTGATGTTTCATTTTTGACAATGGATATAAACAATCAAACAAGTATCAGTCAAGCTGCGGCTACAGTAAGTGAGCAATGTGGAAGATTGGATGTGCTAATTAATAACGCGGGCATATATTTAGATAAAAATCAAAAGTTAGTAGATATGGATCCTTCTGTTCTAGAGAAAACGCTAGAAACGAATTTCCTCGGTGCCTACCATGTAATCCGTTCCTTTATGCCTCTTATGGAACAGCAAGCCTACGGAAGAATTATTAATGTTTCCTCAGAATATGGAGCCCTGAGTGAAATGTCATCTCCTGGAGTAGGCGCTTATAAGTTATCTAAGCTCATTTTAAATGGCTTGACGCAGTTAATAGCTGCAGAAAGCACCAAAGATATCAAAATTAACGCGGTCGATCCGGGATGGGTAAGCTCAGATATGGGTGGACCATCGGCTCCAAGAACGCCACAGCAAGCTGCTCGTTCTATCCTTTGGTTAGCAACGATTGGACCCGAAGGACCTTCCGGAGGCTTTTTTAAAGACGGAAAACAAATCGATTGGTGA
- the mreC gene encoding rod shape-determining protein MreC: MIRFQRKKKRHTYILIGGILTVGGLIFVGTLYKDSLLSLDNLSWTEPQQVSQLFSTYKENSILKNKLATENQEEANAYKLEYENKVLKKILKTEDQVKTYNPVTATVIGRSTNNWNNELTIDKGKKQGLKIDMNVLGTNGVVGKVSKVFSSTSIVELISSNLRTNRMAVMLKDRKSVNGTLEGYDDKKGNLIIRKIPSEAEVNVGDKVQTSPISSIFQRKLALGKVIKVKPDEYGLTQLAVVKPSSNFNDISEVIVIKAKNNG, from the coding sequence GTGATACGTTTTCAAAGAAAGAAGAAAAGACATACATATATTTTGATAGGAGGGATTCTTACTGTAGGAGGACTTATTTTTGTTGGAACCTTGTACAAAGATAGCTTACTTTCTTTAGACAATCTTTCTTGGACTGAACCTCAACAAGTGAGTCAATTATTTTCCACTTACAAAGAAAACTCTATCTTAAAGAATAAGCTAGCCACTGAAAATCAGGAGGAAGCAAATGCTTATAAGTTGGAATATGAAAACAAAGTCTTAAAAAAAATTTTAAAAACAGAAGATCAGGTGAAAACCTATAATCCTGTAACAGCTACCGTAATTGGCCGCTCAACGAACAACTGGAACAATGAATTAACAATTGATAAAGGAAAGAAGCAGGGGTTAAAAATAGATATGAATGTGCTAGGTACAAATGGAGTCGTTGGGAAGGTATCCAAAGTTTTTTCGTCAACCTCTATCGTAGAACTAATTAGCTCAAACCTTAGGACAAATCGTATGGCGGTAATGTTAAAGGATAGGAAAAGCGTGAATGGAACATTAGAAGGCTACGATGATAAAAAAGGTAATTTAATTATTAGAAAAATCCCTAGTGAGGCTGAGGTTAATGTAGGAGATAAAGTTCAAACCTCTCCTATCAGTTCAATCTTTCAAAGGAAGTTAGCCTTAGGAAAAGTCATCAAAGTAAAGCCTGATGAATATGGATTAACCCAATTGGCCGTTGTAAAACCCTCATCCAACTTTAATGATATTAGTGAAGTAATTGTTATTAAAGCAAAGAACAATGGGTAG
- a CDS encoding response regulator transcription factor, which translates to MKESILIVEDEVEIGNILKMELEHEGYQVKIKNNGRDGLEMALSNMFDLILLDIMLPEMSGIEVLRKVRKRENYVPIILLTARNSTLDKILGLDHGANDYITKPFKTEELLARIRSLLRYKHLVIRNKVEKDSLLLIEDMVINTESREVTRAGQKISLTPKEYDLLIYLVIHKNKTVTREGILLNVWGYEYEGDTNILDVYISYLRKKIEEGFSPSLIETVRGIGYTIKES; encoded by the coding sequence ATGAAAGAAAGTATTTTAATTGTGGAAGATGAAGTAGAAATAGGCAATATATTAAAAATGGAACTTGAACATGAAGGTTACCAAGTGAAAATTAAAAACAATGGAAGAGATGGTCTCGAAATGGCCTTATCAAATATGTTTGATTTAATTTTACTTGACATTATGCTACCGGAAATGAGTGGTATAGAGGTCTTGCGTAAAGTAAGAAAGAGAGAAAATTACGTGCCTATTATTCTTTTGACAGCTCGCAACTCAACTCTAGACAAAATACTGGGGTTAGATCATGGCGCAAACGATTATATAACTAAGCCATTTAAAACTGAAGAATTGCTGGCTCGGATACGTTCTTTACTACGTTATAAGCACCTTGTTATTAGGAATAAGGTAGAAAAAGACTCGTTATTATTAATTGAAGATATGGTTATAAATACTGAATCAAGAGAAGTAACTAGAGCTGGGCAAAAAATCAGCTTAACCCCTAAAGAGTATGATTTATTAATTTACTTAGTCATCCATAAAAATAAGACGGTTACTCGTGAAGGAATCTTACTAAATGTATGGGGATATGAATACGAAGGAGATACAAATATACTTGATGTTTATATAAGTTATTTGAGAAAGAAAATTGAAGAAGGATTTAGTCCCTCACTCATTGAGACTGTTCGAGGTATAGGATACACCATTAAAGAAAGTTAA
- a CDS encoding LysR family transcriptional regulator produces MEIRVLRYFLTVAREGNITKAADVLHVTQPTLSRQLKDLEQELGKKLFIRSSHSIILTDEGMLLRNRAEEIVNMVDKLEAEFSSMEETIGGDIYIGGGETEAMKHIARVAKDVQLRYPNIRYHLYSGNEEDITERLDKGLLDFGILIQPADISKYNYLNIPAKDVWGVVMRRDSSLALKESIQAADLLNAPLICSRQAMKQTFSKNEFSDWFGEDFHKLNIVTTYNLAYNAAIMVEEGIGYAITLDKIVNTSTNSNLCFRPLQPRLESGLNIVWKKHHVLSAAADAFLKELQGKFSQTLN; encoded by the coding sequence ATAGAAATTCGAGTTTTGCGGTATTTTCTTACAGTTGCAAGAGAAGGAAACATCACGAAGGCCGCTGATGTTTTGCATGTGACACAGCCAACACTGTCTAGACAATTAAAAGATCTTGAACAAGAGTTGGGCAAAAAATTATTTATTCGCAGCAGTCACAGTATCATTTTGACAGATGAAGGAATGCTTCTGCGAAACAGGGCAGAGGAAATTGTTAATATGGTCGATAAATTAGAGGCGGAGTTTAGTTCCATGGAAGAAACAATAGGTGGTGATATCTATATAGGGGGCGGGGAGACAGAAGCAATGAAACATATTGCACGAGTCGCAAAAGATGTGCAGTTACGTTATCCAAATATACGATATCACCTCTACAGCGGAAACGAAGAAGATATAACGGAACGGCTTGACAAGGGGCTGCTTGACTTTGGCATTTTAATTCAACCGGCTGATATTTCAAAATATAATTATCTTAATATCCCTGCCAAAGATGTTTGGGGCGTTGTGATGAGAAGAGACAGTTCTCTTGCCCTCAAAGAAAGCATTCAAGCTGCGGATTTATTAAACGCTCCACTAATCTGTTCACGACAGGCCATGAAGCAGACATTTTCAAAAAATGAATTTTCGGATTGGTTTGGCGAAGACTTTCATAAATTAAACATCGTTACTACATACAATCTTGCATATAATGCTGCCATTATGGTTGAAGAAGGCATTGGGTATGCCATAACACTTGATAAAATAGTCAATACGTCTACTAATAGCAACCTTTGTTTCAGGCCGTTACAGCCAAGACTTGAATCGGGTTTAAATATTGTGTGGAAAAAGCATCATGTTCTTTCAGCTGCAGCTGATGCGTTTTTAAAAGAACTGCAGGGGAAATTTTCACAAACTCTAAACTGA
- a CDS encoding aldo/keto reductase → MFNETYKLSNGIEIPLLGLGTWLLDDEQAAQAVRDAVSSEYRHIDTAQAYMNEAGIGEGIRSCGVAREELFITTKVAAEAKTYEEVTNSIDESLTKLGLDYIDLLIIHSPQPWTEFREEKRYFEENKEAWKAMEDAYKAGKVKAIGLSNFLQDDIENILSSCEIKPMVNQILAHVSNTPLELIEFCQKNGILVEAYSPIAHGAVLDNKEVKVIADKYGVSVAQLCLRYDIQLGLAVIPKTANPDHMRINAKLDFGISDADMETLKNVEPIRDYGEHSYFPVFGGKLK, encoded by the coding sequence ATGTTTAATGAAACGTATAAATTATCAAACGGTATAGAAATTCCGCTATTAGGCCTGGGTACTTGGCTGCTTGATGATGAACAGGCAGCGCAGGCAGTGCGTGATGCGGTATCTAGCGAGTATCGTCATATTGATACGGCACAAGCTTATATGAATGAAGCTGGTATAGGCGAAGGAATCCGTTCATGCGGTGTTGCAAGAGAAGAACTTTTTATTACAACAAAGGTTGCAGCAGAAGCAAAAACTTATGAGGAAGTTACGAATTCCATTGATGAGTCTTTAACAAAGTTGGGGCTGGATTACATTGATCTTCTAATTATCCACAGTCCACAGCCTTGGACGGAGTTTAGAGAAGAGAAACGTTACTTCGAAGAAAACAAAGAGGCATGGAAAGCAATGGAGGATGCTTATAAGGCAGGGAAGGTAAAGGCAATCGGCCTTTCTAACTTCCTTCAGGATGATATAGAGAATATTCTTTCTAGCTGTGAAATCAAGCCTATGGTCAATCAAATATTGGCACATGTGAGCAATACGCCTTTGGAGTTAATTGAGTTCTGCCAGAAGAATGGCATCTTGGTAGAAGCATATTCACCAATTGCGCACGGTGCGGTTCTTGATAATAAAGAAGTGAAGGTAATAGCTGATAAATACGGAGTGTCTGTGGCTCAACTTTGCCTGCGCTATGATATTCAGCTTGGTCTTGCAGTCATTCCTAAGACGGCAAATCCAGATCATATGAGAATCAATGCAAAGCTTGATTTTGGGATCAGCGATGCAGATATGGAGACTTTGAAAAATGTAGAACCTATTCGAGATTATGGTGAGCATAGCTACTTCCCGGTATTTGGCGGGAAATTAAAATAA
- a CDS encoding cupin domain-containing protein: MAKHEEVKNGVIFPVGEKNEAYAQFFVGQSYLQTLIADPKVNVGVGNVTFEPGCRNNWHIHRDGFQLLLVTGGEGWYQEEGKPAQFLKAGDVIVTHDGVKHWHGAAKDSWFEHIAITAGTPEWLEPVTDEEYNSIK, translated from the coding sequence ATGGCAAAACATGAAGAAGTAAAAAATGGCGTTATTTTTCCAGTAGGTGAAAAGAATGAAGCGTATGCACAATTTTTTGTTGGACAAAGTTATCTCCAAACCTTAATCGCAGATCCTAAAGTGAACGTTGGAGTTGGAAATGTAACCTTTGAACCTGGATGCCGCAATAACTGGCATATTCATCGTGATGGATTTCAGCTTCTATTAGTAACAGGGGGCGAAGGTTGGTACCAAGAAGAAGGAAAACCTGCACAATTCTTAAAAGCTGGAGATGTTATTGTGACGCATGATGGTGTCAAACATTGGCATGGTGCTGCAAAAGACAGCTGGTTTGAACACATTGCCATCACTGCCGGTACGCCGGAATGGTTAGAACCAGTAACGGATGAGGAATATAATAGCATAAAATAA
- a CDS encoding MFS transporter produces MSKQTKLLIFVLTLGAFGIINTEMGVIGILPYIAVHFHISVSKAGWLVSLFALTVSISGPTMPLLFSGVNRKKAMLLVLGIFILGNIISIFTSNFAIAIIARVIPAIFHPIYFSAAFTMAANSVSKEEAPKAVSKVFIGVSAGMVLGVPIASFLASTVSFQLSMTFFAVINAIVFIATWAFFPSMPVKERLSYGAQLSVLKKPVTWLSIIAVLLLNSAVFGVYSYLAEYLKSVTNLSGQLISFMLVLYGVANIIGNIIAGKLLTKNAIKTVVVFPFALGIVYIILFFIGQFTWPMAIMTLVWGIFAGIGTNINQYWISSAAPEAPDFANGLFLASVNLGTTIGTAVGGLFISGMGTQYVVLVGILSLVLSVLFILPRSYMQRPVRLLSK; encoded by the coding sequence ATGTCTAAACAAACTAAACTACTTATATTTGTCTTAACTTTAGGAGCTTTCGGTATTATCAATACCGAAATGGGCGTTATAGGGATATTACCCTACATTGCGGTTCACTTTCATATCAGTGTATCAAAGGCAGGATGGCTGGTGAGTCTCTTTGCGCTTACCGTGTCAATATCCGGTCCAACGATGCCGTTATTATTTTCAGGAGTCAATCGCAAGAAGGCAATGCTGCTTGTACTTGGTATTTTCATTTTAGGTAACATTATCTCTATCTTTACTTCTAATTTTGCTATTGCCATCATTGCGCGTGTGATTCCAGCTATTTTTCATCCAATTTATTTTTCAGCAGCTTTTACAATGGCAGCGAACTCAGTCAGCAAGGAAGAGGCTCCAAAAGCTGTTTCAAAAGTCTTTATTGGCGTATCTGCAGGTATGGTACTTGGTGTGCCGATCGCAAGTTTTCTTGCAAGTACAGTCTCGTTTCAACTATCAATGACGTTTTTTGCTGTTATTAATGCGATAGTATTTATTGCTACGTGGGCATTCTTCCCTTCAATGCCTGTTAAAGAAAGACTTTCATACGGAGCACAGCTCAGCGTATTAAAAAAACCTGTTACTTGGCTTTCTATTATTGCCGTCCTTTTACTGAATTCAGCAGTATTTGGGGTATATAGCTATCTTGCTGAGTATCTTAAAAGCGTTACGAACCTCTCTGGACAATTAATTAGTTTCATGCTGGTTCTGTACGGTGTGGCAAATATTATCGGAAACATTATCGCAGGGAAATTACTTACGAAAAATGCCATTAAAACTGTAGTCGTTTTCCCTTTCGCATTGGGAATCGTTTACATCATTTTATTCTTCATCGGACAGTTTACTTGGCCTATGGCTATCATGACTTTAGTTTGGGGAATATTTGCTGGTATAGGAACGAATATTAACCAATACTGGATTTCATCAGCAGCTCCAGAAGCTCCTGATTTCGCAAACGGACTATTTTTAGCATCCGTTAACTTAGGAACAACAATTGGTACAGCCGTAGGTGGACTATTTATATCAGGAATGGGTACACAATATGTTGTACTAGTGGGGATCTTGTCATTAGTATTGAGTGTACTATTCATTTTACCAAGAAGCTACATGCAACGTCCTGTAAGGCTACTTTCAAAATAA
- a CDS encoding phosphatase PAP2 family protein, giving the protein MKLKFQFTLAFILSLLSLICFSGMALLINGSKIVAFDRSIISLIQGFETPGLTTIMKCFTFIGSTPSVAVISLFSLFFLYKVLKHRTELILFIAIIVGSPILNELLKLLFHRARPDFHRLIEINGYSFPSGHAMSAFAVYGVLSFLLWRHISTRWGRTLLIVITTTMILAIGISRIYLGVHYPSDVIGGYFASGCWLAIAIWFYQRYQEKKVEQRRSTQSKE; this is encoded by the coding sequence ATGAAGTTGAAGTTTCAATTTACACTTGCTTTTATATTAAGCCTGTTGTCCCTTATTTGTTTTAGTGGGATGGCTCTTTTAATTAATGGATCAAAAATTGTCGCATTTGATCGGTCTATTATATCGCTAATTCAAGGGTTCGAAACTCCTGGGCTAACGACTATTATGAAATGCTTTACTTTTATTGGCTCTACGCCATCTGTTGCAGTGATTTCTCTCTTTAGTTTGTTTTTTCTCTATAAGGTATTAAAACATCGAACGGAGCTTATTTTATTTATCGCGATTATTGTAGGTTCTCCAATCCTCAATGAGCTGCTAAAACTACTTTTTCATCGTGCACGTCCTGATTTCCATCGATTAATCGAAATCAATGGTTATAGCTTTCCAAGTGGGCATGCTATGAGTGCTTTTGCTGTTTACGGCGTCCTTTCATTTTTGCTCTGGCGTCATATTTCTACTCGCTGGGGACGTACACTTTTAATCGTTATTACCACTACAATGATTCTAGCAATAGGTATTAGTCGTATTTACTTAGGCGTGCATTATCCTAGCGACGTTATTGGAGGCTATTTTGCTAGCGGCTGCTGGCTAGCTATTGCTATTTGGTTCTATCAACGCTATCAGGAGAAGAAGGTTGAGCAAAGAAGATCTACTCAAAGTAAAGAATGA
- a CDS encoding COG4705 family protein: MQASSPMNKIAQITLVFWIMKISATTLGETAGDLLAQTLGVGYAVSTLIFFSIFLITLVAQLSSKRYIPALYWTVILSTSVAGTTMSDFMDRTLALGYAKGSMILITILLSIFAYWYFSERSLNINYIRNRKAEILYWIAILFSNTLGTALGDFLSDTSGLGYIGGAILIGSLLAFIVICTFYTKISRVFLFWVAFVLTRPFGATFGDLLTKPHEKGGLDLGTAGSSLVLASILIAFMIHTTFKQNNVSSEQAL, translated from the coding sequence ATGCAAGCATCTTCGCCAATGAATAAAATTGCACAAATTACCCTTGTTTTTTGGATTATGAAGATTTCTGCTACGACACTGGGTGAAACCGCAGGTGACTTATTAGCACAAACATTAGGAGTTGGATATGCAGTTAGTACGCTGATCTTTTTTAGCATATTTTTAATTACACTTGTAGCTCAACTAAGCTCTAAGAGATATATTCCGGCCCTTTATTGGACTGTTATTCTGTCAACTAGCGTAGCTGGCACAACTATGTCTGATTTTATGGATCGTACACTGGCATTAGGTTACGCAAAAGGCTCGATGATATTAATCACTATATTGTTGTCGATATTTGCATACTGGTATTTTAGCGAGCGTTCATTAAATATCAACTATATTAGAAACCGCAAGGCTGAAATACTTTATTGGATTGCCATCCTTTTCTCAAACACATTAGGTACAGCTTTAGGAGATTTTTTGTCTGATACGTCTGGCCTTGGATATATAGGTGGAGCTATTTTAATTGGCAGCTTACTAGCATTCATTGTTATATGTACCTTCTATACAAAGATTTCTCGTGTATTTTTATTTTGGGTAGCATTCGTTTTGACTCGCCCTTTCGGAGCAACATTTGGAGATCTTTTGACAAAGCCACATGAAAAAGGTGGTTTAGACTTAGGTACGGCAGGCTCTTCTCTAGTCCTAGCCTCCATTCTTATTGCCTTTATGATTCATACGACATTTAAACAAAATAACGTAAGCTCAGAACAAGCGCTGTAG